In one Rutidosis leptorrhynchoides isolate AG116_Rl617_1_P2 chromosome 8, CSIRO_AGI_Rlap_v1, whole genome shotgun sequence genomic region, the following are encoded:
- the LOC139863891 gene encoding uncharacterized protein, translated as MSRYDMIAVNSPRPFHKWAIDIVGPFPTGLGNIKFLIVAIYYFTKWVEAKAVRTITGVQFTSVANPQANDLCEVINSDIVSGIKKRLYEKHTGWVDELPNVLWALRTTFKKSIGETPFSLVYGSEAVILAEILVLTHRIANFNEAANSEGLCENLNLIEERRLMAAIREANNKQQIAKYDNKRVRVLFFDIGKWVLRNNDASRAEKLGKLGPNWEGPYQVIALNAAGSYNSQT; from the exons ATGTCAAGGTACGATATGATTGCTGTTAACTCGCCACGGCCGTTTCacaaatgggctattgacattgtgggGCCATTTCCTACAGGTCTTGGCAATATCAAATTCTTAATTGTGGCAATTTATTATTTTACAAAATGGGTTGAGGCGAAGGCAGTTCGCACTATCACTGGAGTGCAA TTTACGTCGGTAGCGAATCCGCAAGCTAATGACTTGTGCGAAGTAATTAATAGTGACATTGTAAGCGGTATTAAAAAGCGTTTATATGAAAAACACACTGGTTGGGTGGACGAGCTACCCAATGTATTATGGGCGCTTCGCACTACTTTCAAGAAAAGTATAGGTGAAACACCCTTTAGTTTAGTATATGGCTCTGAAGCAGTAATACTCGCTGAAATTCTTGTGCTAACGCATAGAATTGCTAACTTTAATGAAGCAGCAAATAGCGAAGGTCTATGTGAAAACTTGAATTTAATAGAAGAGCGAAGGTTAATGGCTGCTATCAGGGAGGCAAATAACAAACAACAAATTGCCAAGTATGACAACAAAAGAGTGCGCGTATTGTTCTTTGATATAGGCAAATGGGTACTGCGGAATAATGATGCGAGTCGAGCAGAAAAACTTGGTAAGTTGGGACCTAACTGGGAGGGTCCTTATCAAGTTATTGCTCTTAACGCGGCAGGATCGTATAACTCGCAGACATAG